ACTATATCGATTGCCTCGGCCATGAGCCGGTCGGACTCTTTTATTATCTCATCTACCTTGCCAAGCTCGTCCCTTGACCAGCTCTCCCCGTGGCACCCGGCGCAGACCTTTAGCATCTTCCCCCTCTCCGCCTCCCACTCCTCCCTGGAGAGCCTTACTATGTCCGCGGCCTTTACCGCGTCCAGCCTCGCCGTGGGCTTCCCCTCGCCGTCGAGCACACCGAGCCCCTGGAGTATCTTCACCCTGTAACCCATCCACTCCGGGTCGTCCTCGGGGAGCCTCAGGGCCAGGAAGCCCCAGGCGGTACGGACCTCATGGTCGCCCTTCTGCATGTGGCAGGTAACGCATACCGGCGCCCTCGGGGTCTTGAAAGAAGCCTTGAAGGGCTCTTCATACCAGTCAGCTATTTTCTTCGAGAAGTCCCAGTTATCTCCCTCCGTAGAGTAGATTACGCCGTGCTTGCTCGTCGAGTACATCTCCCACTGCGGATGGTCGAAGCCCATGTGGCACGTTGCGCACGCCTCGGGCTTCCTTGCCTCCTCGGCCGAAAAGCGATGGCGCGTGTGGCAGGAGTCGCACTGGCCGCCGTCCCTGCCTATCTTGTGGCACCCGCCGCACCCCTTCTCTCCGGCCATTATCACGTGCGGCTGGTCCGCCGTCGTAGGCATGGCCTCCATGGCGAGCCACGCCTTCGAGTGCTTGCCCGCCTGGAACTCCGTAACCTTCTCCTCGTGACATGACTTGCAGTTAGCCGCGCCCACCTCGCGCCTTACGTCCTTGTCCTCGCAGCTCGTGGCCATCCCGGCTATCCTCTCCGGCGCGCCCTCGACCGGTATATGGCACTCGTTGCACCCTATCCCCTTCCTGGCATGCACCGAAAGCTTCCAGTCCCTTATGGCCCCCTTGCTAAGCCCCTTGTCCATGTGGCAGTCCAGGCACACCTTCGTCTTAGCCCTTACAAAAGGCCTCGGCACCTCTTCCCTTGTCTCCATGACGCTTACGTAGCCCGCGACCGTAAGCGCGGTGAATAGTATAAGGCTCATGACGCCGATAAGATATTTTATGAAGTTCCCGGTCTTTATATCCATCTTACTTACCTCCGTTTATATTCATAAACTACTCCGCAGCTTGCTACGGATTTAAAAAATCTCCCAGAGCGTCAGCCATAGGAAGGCCACTATCACGACCGTACCCACGGCCATATTCACCTTCGCCATCTCATACCCCCTGCCCTCGAGGAAGCTGTCTATCCACGGGTAGCAGATAAAGAGCACGGGGAAGATGAGCATCACGAAGAGCGCCGGCTCCCTCGGCGCAATGATTATCCACTGGTACGAGGCCGAGAAGTACCATGGAGGCGATACGTCCTCGGCCACAAGAACCGGGTCGGCCATCTCGCCGAGGCCCGGAGGGAATATGAGAACGAGGTTGACCATTATTATAAGCAGCCCCAGTGTGATGACGCCCACCTTAACGGCGTGGTCCGGCCAGAAGGGGTGCTCTCCACCAAGGCCCTCCACCTTCGCGAAGCCCACGAGCCTCGTAGCCGCTATATGCGCCCCGATAAGAAGGACTATAAGCAGCGGCAGCAGCTTGGTATGGAGGTCGTAGAGCCTCAGGAGCGTTATCTCCGATATCTCCTCGCCGCCCCTCAGGAGATAGAGGAGCGGCTTACCCACCAGCGGCACCTCCCCCGCCATGGTCGTCACGACGACCGTCCCCCAGTAGGAGACGTTATCGTAGACGAGCGAATACCCGGTAAACCCGAGGGCGAGCGTGGTGAAGAAGACCAGCGCGCCCATTACCCACTTGACCGCGCCACCCCCACTGTAACCCCTCGTAAAGAAGACCCTTACGATATGGAAAAGCAGGAAGAGCACCATGAAGTTCACCGCCACCTTGTGGAGCCCCCTTATGAAGTAACCGAGGTAGATACCGTAGGTTATCTCCCGCACGCTGTCATAGGCCTTCTCCGGGTGCGGTATATAGTAAAAGGTCATGAGTATGCCCGTCACCGCAAGTATCAAAAACAGCACGAGCGGTATGGCCCCGAGCGAATAGGGCCAGAAGTGGAGGTGGTCGGGCACGTCCTCCTGGACGAGGTCGATAACCTTGTCCTTCAAGGATTTTTCTTTTATATTTTCCATGGCGTTTTCCATAGTGCTAATACCGCTTAACGGGTAACAGTTATCGGTTATAGGTTTCCGGTTATCGGGTTAATGTTTTTCGCCTTGCACTGA
This genomic window from Thermodesulfobacteriota bacterium contains:
- a CDS encoding multiheme c-type cytochrome, whose product is MDIKTGNFIKYLIGVMSLILFTALTVAGYVSVMETREEVPRPFVRAKTKVCLDCHMDKGLSKGAIRDWKLSVHARKGIGCNECHIPVEGAPERIAGMATSCEDKDVRREVGAANCKSCHEEKVTEFQAGKHSKAWLAMEAMPTTADQPHVIMAGEKGCGGCHKIGRDGGQCDSCHTRHRFSAEEARKPEACATCHMGFDHPQWEMYSTSKHGVIYSTEGDNWDFSKKIADWYEEPFKASFKTPRAPVCVTCHMQKGDHEVRTAWGFLALRLPEDDPEWMGYRVKILQGLGVLDGEGKPTARLDAVKAADIVRLSREEWEAERGKMLKVCAGCHGESWSRDELGKVDEIIKESDRLMAEAIDIVEALYRDEVLERPEEYPPHVDLLRFYEVQSGIEQKLYVMFLEHRMRAFQGAFHSNPDYMHWYGWAEMKRDLVEIREEAKMLRAEHMKAKK
- a CDS encoding cytochrome b N-terminal domain-containing protein; this encodes MENIKEKSLKDKVIDLVQEDVPDHLHFWPYSLGAIPLVLFLILAVTGILMTFYYIPHPEKAYDSVREITYGIYLGYFIRGLHKVAVNFMVLFLLFHIVRVFFTRGYSGGGAVKWVMGALVFFTTLALGFTGYSLVYDNVSYWGTVVVTTMAGEVPLVGKPLLYLLRGGEEISEITLLRLYDLHTKLLPLLIVLLIGAHIAATRLVGFAKVEGLGGEHPFWPDHAVKVGVITLGLLIIMVNLVLIFPPGLGEMADPVLVAEDVSPPWYFSASYQWIIIAPREPALFVMLIFPVLFICYPWIDSFLEGRGYEMAKVNMAVGTVVIVAFLWLTLWEIF